The genomic interval GAGGCAGGGGTGAGTGAGTCACCCTCCTTGGCCACAAAATTTAAGGCGGGGGTGGTGGCAAAAACCTCAGTAGTCAAGATAAACAGTATGACGATGCaatgtttaaaaaatcaatattgatgcaaaaaagaaaaaagaagaagccatgatgaacaaaatatcaagattttaaataaagagaGGATCTGACCCTGTATTTGTACCACCCTGCCTCACTCTCCTCACCCTAATCCCAACCCTGTCCCTGCTCATGGAGCCCAGATTCAAGTAGGGTGATGGACAAGGCATGACCATTACTCATGATGAGATACTGCTGGCAGATCAGGAAGGCCCTTGGCTCAAGCTGAGCCTTTGAAGGATGAAAAAGGTCCAGCAGGAATAAAGGTAGGGAAGTGTGGTCCAGGCAGCAAGTGCCAGGGCCCTCAGGTAGAATCAAACACCATATGACCAAAAGACAGGAAGGATGACAGTTGTCTCTCCTTAAGTTAGGCTCACTTCACTCCCTGAAATGAGTTTAAAAAGTTAGCAGGAGTTCCCCAATAGTCCTCCAGAAACATAGAACCAGTTAATTACCCTCTCATCAGCAATTTACAGAAGTATGTCTCACCATAGCTTTGCCAGCAAtgagtattaatattttaaagatatttttactaACAGGATCTTGTGTATAAATCTTGACTCTTTGACTCATAGAATCCCAGGCGGAGATGGAACTTGCTAGGGTGGGCCTTGGGGGCTTCTCTGGACCAGGAGGATCATGTGCAGGTTTTCTGGGATTTTCAGGACCAACAACTCACAGACGCCCCTGCTTcccttccccaacccccacctctgCTTCCAGTTAAATATGACCCACCCCCAGGAAACATCAAGGTGTCCAAGTCGGCAGGGAGGCTGCGTATGGAGTGGGAGACCCCAGCCCGCCAGGACGGTGCCGAGGTGCAGTTCCGGCACCGCACACCTGGCGGCCCATGGAAGCTGGTGAGTTTATTCCGAGATCAGCGGTTTGCTCAGGGCACAGGGCACCTTCACATTTCCCCCATCagctttgcagtctctgcatctATCACCCCTTCCACCTGGCCTCTACTCTTGCCCCATATTTAGCCTCTGGGGTCTGTCTCTGATTTGAAGATCTGATTATGACTGCCCTTGCTCGCACaaaccagcgattgaacctgcatcccctgagtTAGAAGGCGGGTTCCCAAGCACTGGATCACTGTGGAAGTCCTTCATTTGCTTTTCCGAGGATGTCCTCTTGCTGATCCCAGATCCAATCCAGGGTTCTGTGTGGCATTTAGCAAAATAACTGTTGAAGATTTCAAAAGAGTTAACTAATATTTTCAACACCAAATGTAAAATCATGTATAAATATGATCTCATTTTAGGGTGACTGTGGACATCAGGATGATGCTGGCTTTGGTGAGAATAATGAACAGTGACAGAAGCAGCAAGTTAGCATTAATTAGGCACCCACtgtgtgctatgctaagtcacttcagtcatgtctgactctgcgaccctatggactgtagcccaccaggctcctctgtccatgggattctccaggcaagaccactgggcggattgccaagccctcctccatgggatcttcccaatgcggGGATCaaaactgcgtctcctgcaattcccgcattgcaggcagcttctttactgcagagccactggagaagccccgaCTGGTCTTAGGCCCAGGGCTGAATTCTTTGTAGACTTGTTTGTGCCTCGCCTCTTTGTAGTTCAATATTGGATGATTCCCATTTCACAGGGGAGGAAACACAGGCTTGGGCTTGAGAAGCCATTGGCCAAGGTCACACCCCAAGGAATGGTATTGCTAAGACTCGAACCCCAGACAGTGTAAGATGTGGGTGATCCTTGAGGCCCCAGAACACAGGACCTGGCCTATTCTGACAGTCCTTGTCCCCAGGGTCTGGCACGCAGTTAATGGACGCAGTTGATGCTCAATAAGTGCACAATATGTACATGATGGCTAAGTGACCATCCCAAGCTCCGGGCACTCCTAGCTATGGGACAGCCCCTTGGCCTGAGGTTTGTTCTGCTTCTCCTCAGAGTCATGCCTCTGCCCCTTGGAGACGGACATGGCCCAGGAATTCCAGCTGCGGCGGCGTCTGGGGCCAGGGGTCCCCGGAGGTCCGTGGAGCACTTGGAGCAGCCCTGTGTGCATCCCCCCTGGTGAGAAAACCCTGGGCCCCAGGAAGGGAGACAGGCATCCGAAAGATGGTAGTGGGATTAGAAATAAGGTGATGGTGTTAGAAATAAGGTGGCGGGAGAAATTAGGGGAAACTGGTGCCAGGTGACAGGGCAGTGAGCAAGTTCCACTTTATAGAATGCAGCCAACCCacaatctaaaaagaaaacatttcttggTCCTTCTCTCCTTCCAATTAGTTTGGTGGGTTTTGTCCTCGGAAAGCTGAACAAGGAGTTGATGGGTGCAAGTGGCTGTGTTGTGAAGATGGATTTTCCCAAACAACACAGGGCGCTGGAGCCTGGGCAGTTCCAGAGGGGAGATGTAGCCCAAGGTGGGGGGTGGAAGGGGGAGATGGGGTAACTGTCAATATTTGGCCCCCACCCTTTGAACTAACTGGAgcttcctcctgccctcccaaGAGTGTATCTGCTGGGAAACAACTCCAGTAGTtgcttccagatttttttttaaaaaatctgtagtattaaaaaaaaaggacattataTAAAATTGACCGTTTGAACCATTTTTAGCCAATTGCATCAAGTATATCCACCCTCATGAGGTGGATCTCCGTGTTTGCAGATTCTGAAAACTATGTAGCCCACGGAATCCTGTGTTTCATGGGGGGAAGGGAAAAGGTCCCATGTCTCCATCCAGGGTCTGAGGGAGGTTGTCAGCAAGGGAACCACCCCCAGTGTCACCGTCTTGCTGTCTCATTGCAGAAACCCCTCCACAGGCTGCGATGAACTTCTCAATAGAGCATCTTCGCTCAGATGGGAGGAGGCAGGTGACCTTGAGTGAGCAGGTAACAGGGTTGTCACTGGGCTGTGGGTTAgcctgggaagagagagaaggaaacaagAGGCTACAGTGGAAGTGTGTAAAATTCAGGGAGATGAACTGTGAAGGTGATTGAGACCAGAAAGACTGTAGGTTGAAATCTGAAGGTAATGGGGAGCCATGGGAGGTGTGTGAGCTGAGGAATATGGCTGGACTCAGGTGTTCACAGGCTCCCTCTGGTGGCCATCAGGAGAATAAATTGTGGGGGGCTCGGGTGGACGCTGGGAGGCCAGGAAGTAGCTGATTCTGTTGGTCTGGATGGGAGATAATCTCTTTGAAGTCCCCCAAACAACTCATTAAGTATAGTCAAATGTACctgttttacagagaaggaaactaaggcacagaggaaAAGTTTCCTGCCTGAGTCAGGGACAAAAACATAGGTTTCAAGCCCTGATTTCACCATAATTGATTCAGCCAGATCCCCAGTGACCTGTCACAGTAAAGTTATAGCGAAGCTCCTTCTCTTCCTAGGTTTCCTataatttgaattctttttcttagaaaaaatttCCAGACTTGAGGTAACTGGGTTCAAAGATGGAAACTTTTTTCCCCTGGCTTTCAGTGGGTTTTTCCAAATTATTCTTCCCCCAAACCAATGATCAGTGAATGTGTCCGTTTCCCAACAGTGCTGCCAGCCCTGAGGTTTACTAGTTTGTAAATTTTTGCTCAAGTCATCATGTGGGCCTGTGGATGAGTCTGTGCTCACGGGCTGATTCCTGATGTCAACCCATGGGGACAAGGAGCATGTTCGGGTCCCCAAAAAACCATCTCTGACACTCACAGCTGCCCCAGCTGGAGCTTCCGGAAGGCTGCCTTGGGCCTGACTCTGGCGTGGAGGTGACCTACCACGTCCACCTGCACATGCTGTCCTGCCCATGCAAGACCAAGGCCAGGAGGACTCTGCGCCTGAAGAAAAAGCTTGTCCTCTCGGGTGGTGCCTACGATCTGGCCGTCATTTCCCGGAATCGCTTTGGCCTTGGCCCCAATCAGACATGGAACATTCCTGCCTGCACCCACTCAGGTGCCTTTGGCTGGGTGGTGGGAGGGCCCCTTGGAGCTGAGCACATACTCTGAACCTCAGCTAGACTAGATGAGGCAAGCGAAGCACAAAAATTTAAGGGGGTGTCTAATTTAGGAGTGTATCGAAAGTTAGTAATCAAAAATGCATAGTGTGTTTAAAAAGGCATAGTGTTATAATGTAATAGTTCAAAAAATAATCTCACGGGCAAACTACAGCTCAGGTCAaacatttgtttttgtaaataaagttttactgggaccaggggcaggaccagggtGTCAAGTGAGGCCGGGTTGTACAAGAACAGGGTTGATCCTGTCTTCATTTAAAATCTAGGCAATTTGCTCACTTTATATACAGGCATACATATattaagggctttccaggtggcgctagtggtaaagaacctgcttgccaaagcagtttccatccctgggtcgggaagatcacccaGAGGaccgcatggcaacccactccagtatccttgctcagataatcccatggacagaggagcctggcaggctatggtccatagggtcacagagctggacacaactgaagcgacttagcatgcacgcatgcacatacatatattaaatatatatatatatttacatataatgaaAAAATCAATGGTGATGATGTGGATGAAAAGGAATCCTTGCACGCtattggcaggaatgtaaattggtgcagctaccaGGGAAAACAGAAGGCAGATTCCTCAAAAGGTTAAGACTAGGACTaccgtgaaaagtgaaagtgttagttgctcagtcgtgtctgactctgcggccccatggacctgccagactcctctgtccatggaattctccaaacaaaaatactggagtgggtagttattcccttctccaggggatcttcccaacccagggatcaaacccaggcctcctacattgcaggcagattctttaccatctttgcgctatatgattcagcaattctgcTTCTGTGTATTTATCCAGagcaaagaaaaacataattggAAACAAtatatgcacccccatgttcatggcagcgttattcacaatagccaagatatgggaacATCCTAAATGATCGTCAATGGAGCAAAAAGATGTGGTtcatgtatacaatggaaaactgctcagccataaaaaagaatgaaatgctggCATTTGTGACAACAGGCATGGACCTTGAGGATATTatccttagtgaaataagtcagatggagaaggacagataCGCTATCATTTCTCTCAGCTGTGGAATAtaaaaaccaaccaacaaaccAAACAAACTAACTGACTAACCAAGTAAATAAATGGACAGACCAAAACAAACACGTAGGCAGAGAGAAAAcagtagtggttaccagaggggaagaggTGGAAGAGGGGAGAGATAAAGAGGATCAACTCTATAGTGATAGATGGAAACTAAATTTTCTACGGTGAGCACACAGTAGGCTATTCAGAAGTTGAAATATAATGCTGTACTCATGAAACATATACTATTATAAACCAACAttaccccaataaaaaataaatctaaaatttaaaaaatcaagatctatgtgtatgcatatacacaaatattttattgagggAAGGTTCACATATCAAAATGAACCATTTTAGCAAGCACAATTTGGTGCACTAATTACATTCACAGTGTTATACAACCATCACCTCATCTAGTTCCAGGACATTTCATCACCCCCAGAAGGAGACCCTGTCCCCACTAGCAGTGActtcccatcccctcccccagcctctgatTATCAttaatctcctttctgtctctgtggattttccTGGACTTTTTCATAGAAACTGATCATATGCTTTGtgatcttttgtgtctggtttctttcactcagcctGATGTCTCCAGAATTTAACCACATTGTATCACATGTCAtgcttcatccttttttatggctaatatttctCTGTGTGGATGGGCCACATTTCATTTGTCAGTTTTTCCTCTGATGAACATTTaagctgtttccattgtttggcAATCCTGAATAGTACTCAGTAcatatttttccattcatttctatttttaaaaaaatagtgcaTTAAAAGAGCATTGACACTGATGACTGAATTCTTTGACACCTCCTTAAATTTCATGCCAGAGATAAGTGCCCTGCTTGCTTCACCTTAGTCCTGATCCTACTGAGCACCCGGCAGGGTGGTTACGATGATGCCCATTTCAGAGATGGGACGACTGAGGCTCAGGCAGATGCAGCCACTTGCCAGGGTGGCACGTCAGGGAGTCTGTCAGTTCCTGGTCTGGTTTGGGCCATGGccttgctatgtgaccttgagctgGTGGCTCTctgtctttgagcctcagtttttataTCATTGATATAATTTGAAATGATGTGGCATGATATTGATATGATTTATATCATTGATCATGGTGACCATAAAACAGCCCTGGCCTGGTGCATACAGTCAGAACTCAGTAAATGATAGCTGTTCTCTCTAGAACTGGAAGCAGTACCCACCTCTCAGGTTGGTGCAGATACGCTTGCTGTAGGGAGTGGCAGAGATGAGCCCAAGAGGGCTCAGTGGGTGTGTCCTCGGAGCGCTGGTCCGACGAGgacgcccctcccccaccacagcCACCCACGGCCGCAGGGCGAGGCGGGTGGTGGGCGGCCAGGCATCTGCTGGAGCGTCGCTTACCAGCCTGGCAGGGTAGAAGTGGTAGCATAGGGAGCTCTGATGGTGGGCATCTTGGCAGAGAACCCGTGGTCAGGCTGGGGGAGGACTCGATTCATTCAAACGGCCGCTGCTGTCCCCTTGGTGCTGAGACCCCAACTCGGCAGCCCCCAGCGTGGGGAGACAGTCAGATACAAACACTGCCGGCCCCTGGGGGTTAGAGTTTGTCAAGAGAGTGGGATGGGGCTCTCAGAGCCTTGGGTGGGTGGGTGCGGGCGGGGCATAAGATCGCCAGTCTGATGGGCCTCCGTTGTTTTCTTCCAGAACCAGGGCTTCTGAATATCACGGCCGGAGCCAACGGGACCACCATACGTTGGCCAGCCCGGGCCCAGGGGATGAGGTACTGCATTGAGTGGCAGCTCCAGGGCCAGGAGGAGAACCTTGCCACCTGCATCGTGACGGCACCCCAGGACCCGGACGCCGCTGGAATGGGTACCGTAGTTTTGGTTACCCTGCATCCTCCATCAGAGCTCCCAGTCAACTCAAACCTGTAGGCATCCTCCACGTGGGGtatctgaggcccagagaggtcttGCTACTTGCTCAAGGTCGCACAGAAGTGGGGACAGGCCAAGACCTGTCAGACCCTCCTACGCGCGCGGAAGTCTGGAGTTTCCTGCTGCAATCCTGGTTTGCCAGGGCTCAGCCCTGGGCAGGTTGCACCCTGGCAGGAAATGAGTCTCACATCCCAGGGTGTTTGTTAAACACTCACTGGTGCCAGGAAAGGTGGCAACTAGCAAGATGCTAGTGGCAAATTAATGAGGCCTCTGGAGGGAAAGAGGGGGTGCTGAATGGCCCAGGCAGCCTCTTGCTCTCTGCCCTGGTCTTGGCCAGGTCTCCCAAAATCCTCAGTCTTAGCCTGGCCCTCCAAGAGCTTCCAGCCAGGGGAGACAGGCTGGACACAGACACCCCTGGCACCATGGAGTAAGAGCTGTGCTGGAGAAGGTGGGGATCCTTCGGGAGAGGGCAAAAGGAAGGAATCCTGGAGGagtcctggaggaggggacattGGTGCAAGGGTTTTGAGGCATACGTAGGAGTGCTCTAAAAGTTCCTGGCAGATTGCACAGATGCAAAGGTGGGGACACAATCTATTTACTGGCCTGGCCCTTGCTAATCCTTCCAGCAACTCACAGCTGGAGCCAAGAATCTGGGACATTGGAACAGAAGGCGTGTTACCGCATCTCCATCTTTGCCTCTGCACACCCAGAGAAGCCAACCTCGTGGTCTACAGTCTTGTCCACCTACCATTTTGGAGGCAATGGTGAGTGGCCCAAACCTGCAGGGTGCTCTCCTCTAGGGATTCAGCAGTGGTCCTTGGGTATAAGGAATGGGGAATACCATTTAGAGGCACCTACTGCCCATCAGGTGCTGGTCAAAAGCCAGATACTTAGAAGTCAGCTCAGTCAGGAcatccttggtggttcagtggttaagattctgcttctactgcagggttcaatccctggtcagggaactaagatcccacatgcctcatagagaggccaaaaaaaaaagtcagctcaGTCGACTTCTAAGACACCCCAAGAGGCACTGccccattttataggtaagaaaaccgaggctcagagagaagtgatggtaccagagtAGTgcagccagaatttgaacccaggcccatggACTTGGTGGTCACGGTTCCCTGGGCCTCTGGACGGTACCAGCTGGGCAGGCAGAACATGCTGAGCCAGCACCCTTGGAAATGACCATGGCAATGGTGTGATCGCAGCCTCAGAGGCCGGAAGCCCACAGCACGTGTCGGTGAAGAAACTCAGCCAGGATTCCGTGTCTGTGGACTGGACGCCATCTCTGCTGAGCACCTGCCCTGGCGTCCTGAAGGAGTACGTTGTGTACTGCCAGGAGGAGGATAGCAACCAAGTATCTGGTAGGTGAGGCAGCAGGGGCCTGGCTGGGGGAGGAAGGGGTCTGGGCTTGAGTCTgccttgctgtgtgaccctggcacCTCActgtccctctctgggccttggtttccccacCCATAAAATGATAGAGTTGGACTCATTGTTTGATTGGCCCTGACAGCAACTCCCATGGAGCAGGAATGACTGTCCCCAttccacagatggggaaactgaggcctgcagAGGGATTCACCTGCCCAAAGGTTAAGCAAGcctggatttgaactcaggtgcCCCTTCCTGCCGCATAAGAGGGAAAGAAATGAGGATGTGCAGGGCAGGTCTCACCATGGCTGGATCTTCCTGTcatttcctgcactgggagcCTCATTCTCCCACTGGTTAACACAGTCTTGCAGATACAGCCTCAGCCATCCATCTCTTGCAGCCACAGGCCAGGCCAGCAAGACCATGGGTGTACTTCCTGCCTTCTCTGCTCAAGCTCAGCACAGGGCAAGGCATGATGCCCGGGCGAGGGGAGGGGGGACGGGGGGATGGGGGTGATGGGGGCCCTCCCGATTCAGACATGGACATCCTGCCACCAGTTTGGTCATCCTATGATGCTTAGAGGGAGTGTGTGCATTCGTGCATGCACTGTTAGGAGctcggtcacgtctgactctttgcgaccccgtggaccatagcccgccaggctcctctatccatgggattctccaggcaagaacactggggtgggttgccatttcctcctccaggggatcttcctgacccagggatggaacctgaatctcttgcatctccaacaggtagattctttacctacctgggaagccccttagaggGGATAAATGAAGCCTAATGGGAGTTGGTGACGTATTCCGGCACAGACAGAAAAAGCCCTGTTTTCTGAAAACCAATTTGCCAAAAGCCAAATTACTGAAGATTCATGCACCAATTGCCCATTTGGCCAAATGTACCGACTTCCCTGAAATTTCTTTTGAAGAATATTCCTCTTGGGTATTTACGAAGAATATGGATTTAGGGTTCTAGGAAAGTTTTTCTTCTGGACAACCACCACcaattgttttctcattttaaagatttttataaggtgctttattttttaagtcagcCCATTCCACAAACACTTGTTGAGGTCCTACTGTGTGCTGAGGTGGTGGGGACCCTGGGGAGGGGGAGCAACTCAGACAAAggtaaccctgaccctgacctgaAAGATGGGAAAGAGGTGGGGGAGGAAACCATGCAGTCATCTGGGGAAAGGGTAAAGCAGGCCAGGGAGTCAGcccgtgcaaaggccctgaggttgaGGATGGAGCCTGATGCCTTTAGGGAGCTCTGAGGAGAAGGCACATGCGGCTGGCAGAGAGTGGGCTAGGAGTGAGGGAAGGGCGAACTGGTCAGAATTTGAGAAAAACAGCATCATTTGCTGAATATTTTGATGAAGAATGTTTTTTCCAAATAAACTTGAGGTGAATGGGTGCATTTAGGGAAGAGTTTCCCACAAAATGACCGtgagcccccacccccatcctcacctCCCAGGGTGGAGCCCAGAATAAAGGGGGTCTGGGGTTCACGGCTGCCTCCCGTCCACAGAGCTGCACGTGAAGCCCACAGAGACCCAGGTCACCCTCCAAGACCTGCAGGCTGGCACGGCTTACCAGGTGCGGGTCCGTGCAGACACGGCCAAGTGGCGGGGCGCCTGGAGCCAGCCCCTGCGTTTCACCATTGGTGAGTGAGTGACAAgatgctcaggcgtgtccgactctttgtgactccgtggactgtagcccgccgggctcctctgtccatgggcttctccaggcaagcatactggagggggttgccacttcctcctccaggggatcttcccgacccagggatcagacatgggtgtcctgcattgcgggcagattcttttttttttttttttttgttacaggcagtagtttgttgtatttttttttttttatttacatgtattcccaatcccgatcccccctcccacctccctctccacccgattcctctgggtcttcccagtgcaccaggcccgagcacttgtctcgtgcatcccacctgggctggtgatctatttcaccatagatagtatacatgctgttcttttgaaatatcccaccctcacattctcccacaaagttcaaaagtctgttctgtgtttctgtgtctctttttctgttctgcatatagggttatcgttatcacctttctaaattccatatacatgtgtcagtatgctgtaatgttctttatctttctggcttacttcagcgggcagattctttacgatctgagccacaagggaagcctgagtggagcagggtgggggggtggacCCTGTATTTACCCAGCATGCATTGCCCCACATCCCACATCAACAAGCATTTCTGCCCTGACCCTCCAAATTTCCATTGCTCCCCATGAATCTCCCTCAGGAGCCAGTCACAGGCTGACCTgctcccctctccttcaccaGCTTCCTCTGCTGTATCTTCCTCCCATAAAGCTTTCCTCACACTCCCATGTTCTTGCCCTTGCAGGCCTCTGCCTAGaatgtttgatctccttgccaaaCTCCTATTCACCCTTCATGACTCAGCGCAAAAGCTCactccttcaggaagccttccaggCTTCCTTCTGGGGCATTCCCTTCCCCTCCAGCTGTGACTGCCCCGCCTACCTGGCCTGACACCTTGGGAGCAGGTGGGGGTGTCTTTCTGGGCTCTGCCTCCCCCAACCTTGGAGCtactggggagagggagggagcaggggtGGGTATTTACTGAGcgaatgaatgaatatgaatgAACATCTCTCATCACAAGCATAAGGAAGTCGGTGGGCTCTGTTGTCTTGGGGCATGTGGAAGTGGGAGATTTGGGGACCGAATGACCCCTGCTTTTGCCATAGTCCCTACCTGTTGTCCTTGCAGTGAAATCTGGTTGTAAGAGAAGCAGTGAGTCAGATTAGGTGTGTGGTGGGCAGGTCTGGGTCCAG from Dama dama isolate Ldn47 chromosome 9, ASM3311817v1, whole genome shotgun sequence carries:
- the IL12RB1 gene encoding interleukin-12 receptor subunit beta-1 isoform X2, with product MGQWVFKLAALLLFLLRRQGAEACSTIGCCFQNPPYPDADSGSASGPRDLSCYRVFGSAGYECSWEYEGPAAGVSHFLRCCLQSGRCCYFATGSATKLQFSDQDGISVLHNVTLWVESRAANRTEKSPNITLNLYRSVKYDPPPGNIKVSKSAGRLRMEWETPARQDGAEVQFRHRTPGGPWKLGDCGHQDDAGFESCLCPLETDMAQEFQLRRRLGPGVPGGPWSTWSSPVCIPPETPPQAAMNFSIEHLRSDGRRQVTLSEQLPQLELPEGCLGPDSGVEVTYHVHLHMLSCPCKTKARRTLRLKKKLVLSGGAYDLAVISRNRFGLGPNQTWNIPACTHSEPGLLNITAGANGTTIRWPARAQGMRYCIEWQLQGQEENLATCIVTAPQDPDAAGMATHSWSQESGTLEQKACYRISIFASAHPEKPTSWSTVLSTYHFGGNASEAGSPQHVSVKKLSQDSVSVDWTPSLLSTCPGVLKEYVVYCQEEDSNQVSELHVKPTETQVTLQDLQAGTAYQVRVRADTAKWRGAWSQPLRFTIGLQGTCAHPCPHLVPALPSSSLAARGSRFGSGPAQQTSQRRCLHKRP
- the IL12RB1 gene encoding interleukin-12 receptor subunit beta-1 isoform X1 yields the protein MGQWVFKLAALLLFLLRRQGAEACSTIGCCFQNPPYPDADSGSASGPRDLSCYRVFGSAGYECSWEYEGPAAGVSHFLRCCLQSGRCCYFATGSATKLQFSDQDGISVLHNVTLWVESRAANRTEKSPNITLNLYRSVKYDPPPGNIKVSKSAGRLRMEWETPARQDGAEVQFRHRTPGGPWKLGDCGHQDDAGFESCLCPLETDMAQEFQLRRRLGPGVPGGPWSTWSSPVCIPPETPPQAAMNFSIEHLRSDGRRQVTLSEQLPQLELPEGCLGPDSGVEVTYHVHLHMLSCPCKTKARRTLRLKKKLVLSGGAYDLAVISRNRFGLGPNQTWNIPACTHSEPGLLNITAGANGTTIRWPARAQGMRYCIEWQLQGQEENLATCIVTAPQDPDAAGMATHSWSQESGTLEQKACYRISIFASAHPEKPTSWSTVLSTYHFGGNASEAGSPQHVSVKKLSQDSVSVDWTPSLLSTCPGVLKEYVVYCQEEDSNQVSELHVKPTETQVTLQDLQAGTAYQVRVRADTAKWRGAWSQPLRFTIEVQVSELSDWSIFLASLGSFVSILLLGIFGYRGLNRAARHLCPPLPTPGASTAIKFSGSQGKQVWQWTSPADFPEEVSPQEALMVNISWEKGEGADMGTLGPLKEKMELPLRASKPALDTELLLKDRKQMQGCPETGALGPGWQDGLEDSFAQAARFPMLLLGDLRQTPRFGSQGETGTSASSYRED